From Streptomyces sp. NBC_00690, a single genomic window includes:
- a CDS encoding uracil-DNA glycosylase yields MAALPLNELVEAGWAEALRPVADRIAAMGDFLRAEIAAGRTYLPAGAHVLRAFQQPFDEVRVLIMGQDPYPTPGMAIGHSFAVAPDVRNVPGSLENIFRELHTDIGLPRPSNGDLTPWTQQGVLLLNRALTTAPRKPGAHRGQGWEEVTEQAIRALVGRGKPLVSVLWGRDARNLRPLLGDLPAIESAHPSPMSADRGFFGSRPFSRTNELLERQGAQPVDWRLP; encoded by the coding sequence GTGGCAGCACTACCGTTGAATGAACTTGTTGAGGCCGGATGGGCGGAAGCACTGCGCCCCGTGGCAGATCGCATCGCCGCGATGGGAGACTTCCTCAGGGCCGAAATCGCAGCCGGACGCACCTACCTCCCTGCGGGGGCACACGTTCTGCGTGCCTTCCAGCAGCCTTTTGACGAGGTACGCGTCCTGATCATGGGTCAGGATCCCTATCCGACGCCGGGGATGGCCATCGGGCACAGCTTCGCGGTCGCGCCCGACGTGCGCAACGTACCCGGCAGCCTGGAGAACATCTTCCGGGAGTTGCACACCGACATCGGCCTCCCACGCCCCTCAAACGGTGATCTGACACCCTGGACCCAACAGGGCGTGCTGCTGCTGAACAGGGCGCTGACCACGGCGCCGCGCAAGCCCGGGGCGCATCGCGGCCAGGGCTGGGAAGAGGTCACCGAGCAGGCCATCCGCGCGCTCGTCGGGCGCGGCAAGCCATTGGTGTCCGTGTTGTGGGGACGCGACGCGCGCAATCTGCGTCCCTTGCTCGGTGACCTCCCGGCCATCGAGTCGGCTCATCCCTCGCCGATGTCGGCTGACCGCGGATTCTTCGGCTCCCGCCCCTTCAGCCGCACCAATGAGCTGCTCGAACGCCAGGGTGCCCAGCCGGTGGACTGGCGGCTGCCCTAG
- a CDS encoding sirohydrochlorin chelatase, producing MSSPTGPAPGLPVRMPRPRQSGRHRRPEPVAAPEGAPALVLAVPGTPSPATRSLAEEIISIARSELPGLEVGIGYLDGEDARTARAANNAANASDTDGTAGTENAGGSGYFEYPTLESVLARTATLRTERYEIAKAAGREVAEPEGPAAVVVPLLAGPDNVLMRRIRQAVLENRAAAELTDVLGPHPLLAEAVHVRLSEASLARADRARLFTVATAADGIILASVGGDEAVKAAGITGMLLAARLAVPVMAAALDKEGSVAAIAEQLRQSGSTQLALAPYFIGPELPEGLLEAAVKEAGCSAAEPLGPYPAIGKLVLSQYTTTLGIAPQPQGSPVR from the coding sequence ATGAGCTCCCCCACTGGGCCGGCACCCGGCCTGCCAGTACGAATGCCGCGTCCCCGTCAGTCAGGTCGGCACCGCCGACCCGAACCGGTGGCCGCTCCCGAGGGCGCACCCGCGTTGGTGCTGGCCGTCCCCGGCACCCCCTCGCCCGCCACCCGCAGCTTGGCCGAAGAGATCATCAGCATTGCGAGGTCGGAACTGCCCGGCCTTGAGGTCGGTATCGGCTATCTCGACGGCGAAGACGCCAGGACCGCCCGGGCCGCCAACAACGCGGCGAACGCCTCTGACACCGACGGGACCGCTGGCACCGAGAACGCCGGCGGATCGGGCTACTTCGAGTACCCGACCCTGGAGAGCGTTCTCGCCCGGACCGCGACCCTGCGCACGGAGCGTTACGAGATCGCGAAGGCGGCCGGCCGGGAAGTGGCCGAGCCGGAAGGCCCCGCCGCTGTGGTGGTGCCCCTGCTCGCGGGCCCCGACAACGTTCTGATGCGTCGCATCCGGCAGGCGGTCCTGGAAAACCGTGCCGCCGCCGAGCTGACCGATGTGCTCGGACCGCACCCGCTCCTTGCCGAGGCCGTCCATGTGCGGCTCTCCGAAGCGAGCTTGGCACGGGCGGACCGCGCGAGGTTGTTCACGGTGGCCACCGCCGCCGACGGAATCATCCTCGCGTCGGTCGGTGGCGACGAGGCGGTCAAGGCCGCGGGAATCACCGGAATGCTGCTGGCCGCGCGGCTGGCCGTGCCGGTGATGGCGGCGGCGCTCGACAAGGAGGGCTCGGTGGCGGCGATCGCCGAGCAGCTGCGCCAGTCCGGCTCGACACAGCTCGCGCTGGCGCCGTACTTCATCGGTCCCGAACTGCCCGAGGGCCTGTTGGAAGCTGCGGTGAAGGAAGCGGGATGTTCGGCGGCCGAGCCGCTCGGCCCC
- a CDS encoding N-acetylglucosamine kinase: MTGPWVLGVDSGGSGLRVTLADASVPDGGKTRSVLVSDKPVRTGGAGIDAEHLMEQLVPMARSLLENVGRTSVTAAAVGAAGMSTIGGQLRAVLPDALATALGVRRLALASDAVTAYAGALGQRPGAVVAAGTGLVALGTDLVDWRRADGWGHLLGDCGGGAWIGRAGLEAALRSHDGRPGGSRGLLAAAEASFGPAQSIPEAVYPRSDRPAVLASFAPRVGRCATEGDEVAVGILALAARHIAEAAAAALPSDRAVGDGPGYEVALTGGLLKLGAPLLGPLREELSTQLPEVRVVSAQGDPLAGAVLLAAALATGSLQLPGHPTLLAVTE; the protein is encoded by the coding sequence ATGACCGGCCCATGGGTGCTCGGGGTGGACTCGGGTGGCTCCGGATTGCGGGTGACCCTCGCCGACGCTTCCGTACCGGACGGTGGAAAGACCCGTTCCGTGCTGGTGTCGGACAAGCCGGTGCGCACGGGCGGCGCGGGGATCGACGCCGAGCATCTGATGGAGCAGTTGGTGCCGATGGCCCGATCACTGCTGGAGAACGTCGGTCGTACGTCGGTGACCGCGGCTGCCGTCGGTGCGGCGGGGATGTCCACCATCGGTGGGCAGTTGCGTGCCGTGCTGCCGGACGCACTCGCCACGGCACTGGGCGTACGGCGTCTCGCGCTGGCCTCCGATGCCGTGACGGCGTACGCAGGCGCGCTCGGGCAGCGTCCCGGTGCGGTGGTCGCCGCCGGCACAGGTCTGGTGGCATTGGGCACCGATCTGGTCGATTGGCGGCGTGCCGACGGTTGGGGACACCTACTGGGCGATTGCGGCGGCGGCGCATGGATCGGGCGCGCGGGCTTGGAGGCGGCGTTGCGCTCCCATGACGGGCGGCCCGGTGGGTCCCGGGGCCTGCTCGCGGCTGCCGAGGCGTCATTCGGTCCGGCGCAGTCCATTCCGGAGGCGGTGTACCCGCGGTCCGACCGACCCGCGGTACTCGCCTCCTTCGCGCCCCGAGTGGGCCGCTGCGCAACGGAGGGTGACGAGGTCGCGGTGGGCATCCTGGCGCTGGCTGCCCGTCATATCGCGGAGGCAGCCGCGGCGGCCCTTCCGTCGGACAGGGCGGTGGGCGACGGACCGGGATATGAAGTAGCCCTGACCGGGGGACTGTTGAAGCTGGGTGCCCCTCTGCTCGGGCCACTTCGGGAAGAGCTGTCGACGCAACTGCCTGAAGTCCGCGTGGTGTCCGCACAGGGCGATCCGCTCGCCGGGGCCGTGCTGCTGGCCGCGGCTTTGGCGACCGGTTCGCTGCAACTGCCCGGTCATCCCACCCTGCTCGCGGTGACCGAGTAG
- a CDS encoding WD40/YVTN/BNR-like repeat-containing protein: MSEVLLTVGTRKGLFIGRRRGGAWSFDGPHFAAQAVYSVGIDTRTPTPRLLVGGDSAHWGPSVFHSDDLGASWVEPSRPAVKFPEDTGASLERVWQLHPAGPAEPDTVYAGTEPAALFRSADRGESFELVRPLWEHPTRSQWMPGGGGEAVHTVVTDPRDPAAVTVAVSAAGVFRTRDGGASWAPSNEGVSAVFMPDPHPEFGQCVHKIARDAGDLDRLYLQNHWGVFRSDDAGSSWTDIGAGLPSDFGFAVAAHPHRPDTAYVFPITADIDRVPAGRRCRVYRTNDAGESWEELSTGLPEGDHYGTVLRDALCTDDGDPAGVYFGNRNGEVYASADDGDNWGLLLSHLPDVLCVRAAVLRG; this comes from the coding sequence ATGTCCGAAGTACTACTGACGGTCGGCACGCGCAAAGGACTCTTCATCGGCCGCCGACGCGGCGGGGCCTGGTCGTTCGACGGCCCCCACTTTGCGGCGCAGGCGGTGTACTCGGTGGGCATCGACACCCGTACGCCCACACCGCGGTTGCTGGTCGGTGGCGACAGCGCCCACTGGGGTCCGTCCGTGTTCCACTCCGACGACCTGGGCGCCAGTTGGGTCGAGCCCTCCCGGCCGGCGGTGAAGTTCCCCGAAGACACCGGTGCGTCGTTGGAGCGCGTCTGGCAACTCCACCCCGCGGGCCCCGCCGAGCCCGACACGGTCTACGCCGGCACGGAACCAGCCGCTCTCTTCCGGTCGGCCGACCGGGGCGAGAGCTTCGAGCTGGTCCGGCCCCTGTGGGAGCATCCGACGCGTTCGCAGTGGATGCCCGGGGGCGGTGGCGAGGCGGTCCACACGGTCGTGACCGACCCACGGGACCCGGCCGCGGTGACGGTCGCCGTCTCCGCGGCCGGAGTGTTCCGCACGCGGGACGGCGGAGCGAGCTGGGCACCTTCCAACGAAGGGGTGTCCGCGGTCTTCATGCCCGATCCCCATCCCGAGTTCGGGCAGTGCGTCCATAAGATCGCGCGGGACGCCGGCGATCTGGACCGTCTATATCTCCAGAATCACTGGGGTGTCTTCCGTAGTGACGACGCAGGGAGCAGTTGGACGGACATCGGCGCCGGGCTGCCGTCCGACTTCGGGTTCGCCGTCGCCGCCCACCCCCATCGCCCGGACACCGCGTACGTCTTCCCCATCACCGCGGACATCGACCGGGTGCCGGCCGGACGGCGCTGTCGGGTCTATCGCACGAACGATGCCGGGGAAAGCTGGGAGGAACTCTCGACCGGGCTACCGGAGGGAGATCACTACGGCACGGTCCTGCGGGACGCACTCTGCACCGACGACGGCGATCCTGCGGGCGTCTACTTCGGCAATCGCAACGGCGAGGTCTATGCCAGCGCGGATGACGGCGACAACTGGGGGCTCCTGCTGTCCCATCTGCCGGACGTCCTCTGTGTGCGTGCCGCGGTTCTCCGTGGCTGA